Proteins found in one Erythrobacter sp. 3-20A1M genomic segment:
- the bamA gene encoding outer membrane protein assembly factor BamA translates to MNGSTFGRETISQSHGRFILSLLGGSILAGLPLPALAQETQDGADAPATSEAQAPRQDVIRTISVRGAQRLEPQTILSYINLRPGQVYTAAAADQALKDLGATELFSSFSIRNENGDVIIDLTENPVINRIILEGNKRLKNDKILPEIKLAPRQIFTRSKVRADVARIIELYKRQGRFAATVEPQTVQLSQNRVDLVFEINEGPKSKVRQINIIGNEKFSDGDLRDQMVTKQTGFLSFLKGNTSYDPDKLAFDQQKLREFYLTEGYADFRVVSAVAELTPDKEDFIITYVVEEGERYKFGDVKVESQIRDFDSEGLTKSLTINKGDWYNAKTIDDAEEGLTELAGTFGYAFADVRSQVRRNPETKTMDITLVISEAPRVYVERVDVNGNTLTQDKVVRREMRLVEGDAFNTLQVKRSSNRIASLRYFQDNFEIEQKEGSEPDRIVLEANVEEQPTGELQLSAGFSSLERFLLAASIKQRNFRGRGQTVGASVQWSRYSRSFNLSFSDPYVFDRNLSLGVDVYRRDLNSFNFIGSNRQTTYEQSTTGASLRLGFPVTEYIYAIGSYTLNFDDVSVDESTYFLDLDGDGIPTCEPLLAGRYLCDALGKRTSSILGMTLNYSTLNNSYHPSRGNQVTLTAEYAGLGGSVKFARVRGSASKFWPVLNNFIFSLRAEGGYIKGFGSTTGVDDVRLTDRFQLGEPEFRGFDIRGVGPRVLRQAYDTTTGEYITQRDRLIGDDALGGKAYYLGHAELEIPLGSGAKELGLRPSVFVDVGALFNVERPQTTTLTEDLKIYQQTYNGVTSQTTNATAPDGTANIPLRTIPAFRELFLGDTAKPRVTVGIGVNWNSPFGPFRIDFARAVTKQPGDDTKTFTFNVGTQF, encoded by the coding sequence ATGAATGGCAGCACTTTCGGGCGCGAAACCATTTCGCAAAGCCATGGGCGTTTTATCCTCAGCCTGCTGGGGGGCTCCATACTGGCTGGCCTGCCGCTTCCCGCCTTGGCGCAGGAAACGCAGGACGGTGCCGATGCGCCGGCGACTTCCGAGGCGCAGGCTCCGCGCCAAGACGTGATCCGCACGATTTCGGTGCGCGGTGCCCAGCGGCTCGAGCCGCAGACCATCCTCAGCTACATCAATCTGCGCCCGGGGCAGGTCTATACCGCCGCCGCCGCGGACCAGGCGTTGAAGGATCTGGGCGCGACCGAGCTGTTCTCCAGCTTCTCCATCCGTAACGAGAATGGCGATGTCATCATCGACCTGACGGAAAATCCGGTCATCAACCGGATCATTCTGGAAGGCAACAAGCGGCTCAAGAACGACAAGATCCTGCCCGAGATTAAGCTCGCGCCGCGTCAGATCTTCACCCGGTCGAAGGTGCGCGCGGACGTTGCCCGCATCATCGAGCTGTACAAGCGGCAGGGGCGCTTCGCCGCCACCGTCGAACCGCAGACCGTCCAACTGAGCCAGAACCGCGTCGACCTCGTCTTCGAGATCAACGAAGGGCCGAAATCCAAGGTCCGCCAGATCAACATCATCGGGAACGAGAAGTTTTCCGATGGCGACCTGCGCGATCAGATGGTCACCAAACAGACCGGTTTCCTGAGCTTCCTGAAAGGGAACACCAGCTACGATCCGGACAAGCTGGCGTTCGACCAGCAGAAGCTGCGCGAATTCTACCTGACGGAAGGGTATGCCGACTTCCGCGTCGTTTCCGCGGTCGCCGAGCTGACGCCCGACAAGGAAGACTTCATCATCACCTACGTGGTGGAGGAAGGCGAGCGCTACAAGTTCGGCGACGTCAAGGTCGAAAGCCAGATCCGCGATTTCGACAGCGAGGGCCTGACCAAGAGCCTGACGATCAACAAGGGCGACTGGTACAACGCCAAGACGATCGACGACGCGGAAGAGGGCCTGACCGAACTCGCCGGAACGTTCGGTTACGCCTTCGCCGATGTCCGTTCGCAGGTTCGGCGCAACCCCGAAACCAAAACGATGGACATCACGCTGGTCATCAGCGAGGCACCGCGCGTCTATGTCGAACGGGTCGACGTCAACGGCAACACCCTGACGCAGGACAAGGTCGTGCGCCGCGAAATGCGCTTGGTCGAAGGCGATGCGTTCAACACATTGCAGGTGAAGCGGTCCAGCAATCGCATTGCGTCGCTGCGCTACTTCCAGGACAATTTCGAGATCGAGCAAAAGGAAGGGTCCGAGCCCGACCGGATCGTTCTCGAAGCGAACGTGGAAGAACAGCCGACCGGCGAGCTGCAGCTTTCGGCGGGCTTCTCCTCGCTCGAGCGGTTCCTGCTCGCCGCATCGATCAAGCAGCGCAACTTCCGCGGTCGCGGTCAGACCGTCGGCGCCTCGGTGCAGTGGTCGCGCTACTCGCGAAGCTTCAACCTCAGCTTCTCCGATCCCTACGTGTTCGATCGCAATCTGTCGCTCGGCGTGGATGTCTATCGCCGGGACCTCAACAGCTTCAATTTCATCGGCAGCAACCGGCAGACCACGTACGAGCAATCGACCACCGGTGCTTCGTTGCGGCTCGGCTTCCCGGTGACCGAATACATCTACGCCATCGGCAGCTACACTTTGAACTTCGACGACGTTAGTGTGGACGAGTCGACCTATTTCTTGGACTTGGACGGGGACGGAATTCCGACGTGCGAACCGCTGCTGGCGGGTCGCTATCTGTGCGATGCGCTGGGCAAGCGGACGAGCTCCATCCTCGGGATGACGCTTAATTACAGCACGCTCAACAACTCCTACCATCCCTCGCGCGGCAATCAGGTAACACTCACTGCCGAATATGCGGGGCTGGGCGGTTCGGTGAAGTTCGCGCGCGTACGCGGCAGCGCGTCCAAGTTCTGGCCGGTTCTCAATAACTTCATCTTCTCGCTGCGCGCGGAGGGCGGGTATATCAAGGGCTTCGGTAGCACCACCGGGGTCGACGACGTGCGGCTGACCGACCGTTTCCAGCTCGGCGAACCGGAATTCCGCGGGTTCGACATTCGCGGCGTGGGGCCGCGCGTCCTGCGTCAGGCCTATGACACCACGACGGGCGAGTACATCACGCAGCGCGACCGGCTGATCGGCGACGACGCGCTGGGGGGCAAGGCATATTATCTCGGCCATGCCGAGCTCGAGATTCCGCTCGGTTCGGGCGCGAAGGAACTGGGGCTGCGACCGTCGGTGTTCGTCGATGTGGGCGCGCTGTTCAATGTCGAGCGCCCGCAAACGACCACGCTGACCGAAGACCTCAAAATCTACCAGCAGACGTATAACGGGGTGACCTCGCAGACCACCAACGCGACCGCCCCGGACGGTACGGCCAACATTCCACTCCGCACTATTCCGGCGTTCCGCGAGCTCTTCCTGGGCGACACGGCGAAGCCGCGTGTGACCGTGGGTATCGGCGTGAACTGGAACTCGCCCTTCGGTCCGTTCAGGATCGATTTCGCCAGGGCTGTTACAAAGCAGCCCGGCGACGACACCAAGACATTCACCTTCAACGTAGGGACGCAATTCTGA
- a CDS encoding OmpH family outer membrane protein: protein MKTVFKPLLALGLATASVAALPLPAAAQVAKGVGVVNLPAIVANSQAFQTAQQQRPTTYAAQIQQATTRNQQIEAQLKPLIDKFNADRQGGSVSNDALQAQAAQIQQIDQAGQAEIQRILAPVAASRAYVQEQIQDKLEAAIQAAAKKKNITLVLDSSQGQVVFAEPSYMLSQDVVNELNTLLPTAQLVPPEGWVPREVREQQAQQAAMQNQTGGQQAPQQQIEGR, encoded by the coding sequence ATGAAAACCGTTTTCAAACCTCTTCTCGCGCTGGGTCTCGCGACCGCTTCGGTCGCCGCTCTCCCGCTTCCCGCCGCCGCGCAGGTGGCGAAGGGTGTCGGGGTGGTGAACCTGCCTGCGATCGTGGCCAACTCGCAGGCATTCCAGACCGCGCAGCAGCAGCGCCCGACAACTTACGCGGCGCAGATCCAGCAGGCGACCACGCGCAACCAGCAGATCGAAGCGCAATTGAAGCCGCTCATCGACAAGTTCAATGCCGACCGCCAGGGTGGCAGCGTTTCCAACGACGCCCTGCAGGCGCAGGCCGCGCAGATCCAGCAGATCGACCAGGCTGGCCAGGCCGAAATTCAGCGTATCCTGGCACCTGTCGCGGCTAGCCGTGCCTATGTTCAGGAACAGATCCAGGACAAGCTGGAGGCGGCCATCCAGGCTGCGGCGAAGAAGAAGAACATCACGCTGGTACTGGATTCGTCCCAGGGTCAGGTGGTCTTCGCCGAGCCGTCCTACATGCTGTCGCAGGACGTGGTGAACGAACTCAATACTCTGCTGCCGACCGCGCAGCTGGTGCCGCCGGAAGGCTGGGTGCCGCGCGAAGTTCGCGAACAGCAGGCGCAGCAGGCTGCGATGCAGAACCAGACCGGCGGCCAGCAGGCGCCGCAGCAGCAGATCGAAGGGCGCTGA
- the fabZ gene encoding 3-hydroxyacyl-ACP dehydratase FabZ has translation MAEMESYDIRQVLKALPHRYPLLLVDRVKSITLGEEIHAVKAVTFNEDFFQGHFPGAPIMPGVLQIEALAQAAAILGIETLELAGTGKLVIFMGIENAKFRKPVEPGCLLDLEVQFLQKRSRVYKFKGKASVEGNTTSEVEFTAMIADPPS, from the coding sequence ATGGCCGAGATGGAATCCTACGACATCCGGCAGGTGCTCAAGGCGCTGCCGCATCGCTATCCGTTGCTCCTCGTCGATCGGGTCAAATCGATCACGCTCGGCGAGGAGATTCACGCGGTGAAGGCGGTGACCTTCAACGAGGATTTCTTTCAAGGCCATTTCCCGGGCGCGCCGATCATGCCCGGCGTGCTGCAGATCGAGGCGCTGGCGCAGGCCGCGGCGATCCTCGGTATCGAGACGCTGGAGCTGGCCGGAACGGGCAAGCTGGTTATCTTCATGGGGATCGAGAACGCCAAGTTCCGCAAGCCCGTGGAGCCGGGCTGCCTCCTCGATCTGGAAGTGCAGTTCCTGCAGAAGCGAAGCCGGGTCTACAAGTTCAAGGGCAAGGCGAGCGTCGAGGGAAATACGACCTCCGAGGTCGAATTCACCGCGATGATCGCCGACCCGCCTTCCTGA
- the rpmE gene encoding 50S ribosomal protein L31 produces MKSEAHPDYHTITVKMTDGTEFQTRSTWGSEGDTLALEIDPTSHPAWTGGKQQLQEGGRVAAFNKRFGGLSLKKK; encoded by the coding sequence ATGAAATCCGAAGCGCATCCCGACTACCACACCATCACCGTCAAGATGACCGATGGTACCGAGTTCCAGACCCGCTCCACCTGGGGCAGCGAGGGCGATACGCTCGCGCTTGAGATCGACCCGACCAGCCACCCGGCCTGGACCGGTGGCAAGCAGCAGCTGCAGGAAGGTGGCCGCGTCGCCGCTTTCAACAAGCGTTTCGGTGGTCTCTCGCTCAAGAAGAAGTAA
- a CDS encoding 2OG-Fe(II) oxygenase, whose amino-acid sequence MTALGESSIEFLLRAERAQKLPSDRLELVQRRGFLDPELCKRLIKMIDASRRPSTLADPNGDAYFRTSETCDLPEEAQETRQLNAMLHEWTGIDPAHGEPLQGQRYAAGQEFKPHTDYFEPGGQDYDKYCSVAGQRTWTVMIYLNQVEAGGGTRFKAARKIFQPETGKALAWNNMQADGVPNPDTLHHGMKVRKGTKYVITRWYRERPWGWE is encoded by the coding sequence ATGACCGCTCTCGGCGAATCCAGTATCGAGTTCCTGCTGCGCGCCGAGCGCGCGCAGAAACTGCCTTCGGACCGGCTGGAACTCGTCCAGCGAAGAGGCTTCCTCGATCCGGAATTGTGCAAGCGGTTGATCAAGATGATCGACGCGAGCCGTCGCCCCTCGACCCTGGCCGATCCCAACGGCGACGCCTATTTCCGCACCAGCGAAACCTGCGATCTGCCCGAAGAAGCACAAGAGACGCGACAGCTAAACGCCATGCTGCACGAATGGACCGGTATCGATCCAGCCCATGGCGAACCCCTGCAGGGTCAGCGGTATGCGGCGGGTCAGGAGTTCAAACCGCACACCGACTACTTCGAGCCGGGCGGACAGGATTACGACAAATACTGCTCCGTCGCGGGCCAGCGCACCTGGACGGTGATGATCTATCTGAACCAGGTCGAGGCGGGCGGCGGCACACGGTTCAAGGCGGCACGCAAGATCTTCCAGCCCGAAACCGGCAAAGCCCTGGCGTGGAACAACATGCAGGCCGACGGCGTCCCCAATCCCGACACGCTCCACCACGGAATGAAAGTGCGCAAGGGCACCAAATACGTGATCACGCGATGGTACCGCGAGCGACCATGGGGTTGGGAATAG
- a CDS encoding Glu/Leu/Phe/Val dehydrogenase has protein sequence MTAFWTEPDYDDHELVELVRDPHSGLTAIIAVHSTHLGPGAGGTRFWHYAEPKDAMRDALRLSRGMSYKNAMAGLPMGGGKAVILADEDGTKTPDLLAAFGDAVEALGGKYVTAEDVGIGEADMSAVAERTSYVSGLPVEDGQAGGDPGPFTAMGIYLGIKAAVAHKLGKDSVEGVHVAIQGTGSVGGGVARLLAKDGAKLTLSDIDEDRAARLASELGADKVSPDIIMGVACDVFSPNALGAILDDEGIARLDCAIVAGGANNQLARAHHGKVLADRGILYAPDYVINAGGIISVTLEYLCRTEGQPCDINEVRKRIAQIPERLVEIWRESERSDLSPDVVADGMAQERIGRR, from the coding sequence ATGACGGCTTTCTGGACCGAACCCGATTACGACGATCACGAACTGGTGGAACTGGTTCGCGATCCGCATAGCGGGCTCACCGCCATCATTGCCGTCCATTCGACGCATCTCGGCCCCGGCGCGGGCGGCACCCGGTTCTGGCACTATGCCGAGCCGAAGGATGCGATGCGCGATGCGCTCCGCCTCAGCCGCGGCATGAGCTACAAGAACGCCATGGCCGGACTGCCGATGGGCGGGGGTAAGGCCGTCATCCTCGCCGACGAGGACGGGACCAAGACGCCCGACCTGCTCGCCGCCTTCGGCGACGCTGTCGAGGCGCTGGGCGGGAAATACGTCACCGCGGAGGATGTCGGTATCGGCGAAGCGGATATGAGCGCGGTGGCCGAGCGAACTTCATACGTGTCCGGCCTGCCGGTCGAAGATGGCCAGGCGGGCGGCGATCCCGGGCCCTTCACCGCGATGGGCATTTATCTCGGAATCAAGGCGGCCGTCGCGCACAAGCTGGGCAAGGACAGCGTGGAGGGCGTCCATGTCGCTATCCAGGGCACCGGCAGTGTCGGCGGCGGCGTCGCCCGGCTGCTGGCGAAGGACGGCGCGAAGCTGACCCTTTCCGATATCGACGAAGATCGCGCCGCGCGGCTCGCCTCGGAGCTGGGTGCGGACAAGGTTTCTCCCGACATCATCATGGGCGTCGCCTGCGACGTGTTCAGCCCCAATGCGCTGGGCGCCATCCTCGACGATGAAGGGATCGCCCGGCTCGATTGCGCGATCGTGGCCGGCGGGGCGAACAACCAGCTCGCGCGGGCGCATCATGGAAAGGTACTGGCGGATCGCGGCATCCTCTATGCCCCCGATTACGTCATCAACGCGGGCGGCATCATCTCAGTGACGCTCGAATATCTGTGCCGAACCGAGGGCCAGCCCTGCGACATCAACGAGGTGCGCAAGCGCATCGCGCAAATCCCCGAGCGACTGGTCGAGATCTGGCGGGAAAGCGAGCGCAGCGACCTTTCGCCGGATGTGGTGGCCGATGGCATGGCGCAGGAGCGCATCGGGCGCCGCTGA
- the ccmC gene encoding heme ABC transporter permease CcmC — protein MHGFANPRRFLSLARWLTPVLLLSGLLVTAAALWWGLTRVPPDRLMGETVRILFLHVPAAWLGMGGWTTIAISSLVFLVWRHPLAAIAARGAAVPGMVFTAICLVTGSIWGRPAWGTWWVWDGRLTSMLVLLFLYAGYIALAQAVEREGASARIPAIFGLVGAINIPIINRSVVWWNSLHQPPSITLGKSAIDPVFLWPLLVATLGFSLLFGGVVLARMRALLADLQADARLRRRAMEAA, from the coding sequence ATGCACGGTTTCGCCAATCCCCGCCGTTTTTTGAGCCTCGCGCGCTGGCTGACGCCCGTGCTGTTGCTGTCAGGCCTGCTCGTTACGGCAGCGGCACTGTGGTGGGGCCTGACACGCGTGCCGCCCGACCGGCTGATGGGCGAAACCGTGCGCATCCTTTTCCTGCATGTGCCCGCCGCATGGCTCGGCATGGGCGGCTGGACCACGATCGCGATCTCCAGCCTGGTCTTCCTGGTCTGGCGCCATCCGCTGGCCGCGATCGCGGCGCGGGGGGCGGCGGTGCCGGGTATGGTCTTTACCGCGATCTGCCTCGTTACCGGATCGATCTGGGGCCGACCCGCCTGGGGTACATGGTGGGTGTGGGACGGACGGCTGACCAGTATGCTCGTGCTGCTGTTCCTCTATGCCGGTTACATCGCGCTGGCGCAGGCGGTGGAGCGCGAGGGCGCCTCCGCCCGCATTCCGGCAATCTTCGGGCTGGTCGGCGCGATCAACATCCCGATCATCAACCGCTCCGTGGTCTGGTGGAACTCGCTGCACCAGCCCCCCAGCATCACGCTGGGCAAAAGCGCGATCGATCCCGTTTTCCTCTGGCCGCTACTCGTCGCAACGCTCGGCTTCTCCTTGCTGTTCGGCGGCGTCGTGCTTGCGCGAATGCGCGCGCTGCTGGCCGATTTGCAGGCGGATGCGCGCCTGCGGCGCCGGGCGATGGAGGCGGCCTGA
- the ccmE gene encoding cytochrome c maturation protein CcmE, whose product MSALKPKHQRLVLVVIAMVALIGAALLAAWALRSQANYFYLPDQMEQNPPAPGQAVRLGGMVQRGSVKQMADGVSITFTVGGRGAIVPVRYSGIVPDLFTEGSGVVAEGSLGRDGVFTATNLLAKHDENYTPREMQGLDDGTASKMARDTTVGL is encoded by the coding sequence ATGAGCGCGCTCAAGCCAAAGCACCAGCGGCTGGTCCTGGTGGTAATCGCAATGGTAGCGCTGATCGGCGCGGCCCTGCTGGCCGCATGGGCGCTGCGCAGCCAGGCGAATTATTTCTACCTACCCGACCAGATGGAGCAGAACCCGCCCGCACCGGGCCAGGCGGTGCGGCTTGGCGGTATGGTACAGCGCGGTTCGGTGAAGCAGATGGCCGACGGGGTCTCGATCACCTTCACCGTCGGCGGCCGCGGGGCGATCGTGCCGGTGCGCTACAGCGGCATTGTGCCGGACCTGTTTACCGAAGGCTCGGGTGTCGTCGCAGAGGGCTCGCTCGGGCGCGATGGAGTTTTTACCGCGACCAACCTGCTCGCCAAGCATGACGAAAACTACACGCCCCGCGAGATGCAGGGCCTGGATGATGGCACCGCGTCGAAGATGGCGCGCGACACCACGGTCGGCCTTTAG
- a CDS encoding heme lyase CcmF/NrfE family subunit: MIANLGLAALWLATALCVLQLVTGALGMRAEGDDIARLVRPAAIVQGGLVAVAFLSLIYVFAITDLSVALVAANSHADKPMIFKLAGAWGNHEGSMLLWVTVMAVAGAAIAAFEYRLPERTMRATLAAQAFVGLGFYAFLLFSSNPFERLSPPAVTGAGLNPLLQDIGLAFHPPTLYFGYVGLSVAFSFVVGALLTRQVTPDFARAVRPWILGAWVFLTVGITAGSYWAYYELGWGGWWFWDPVENASLMPWLAGTALLHSVGVLAARDALRTWTVLLGVIAFSMSMVGTFLVRSGVLTSVHAFAVDPERGAFILALLTIYIGGALTLFALRAGSIAEGERFALASRESALVINNVMLSAILAVVLVGTLYPLLTEAFGTRVSVGPPYFNPVSAIFAVPMLVVMMVGPLLRWRRDRLTRIAKPLALAGAVTLVTLIVSIAMGVALLPLLGLALGLGLAVASVLPLWRRRLTRTPLTTWGMVVAHFGIAVAVLGMASESGFSSERLVALTPGTDTTIAGWTVRLDGVDPVAGPNWTALEGRMTAQRADGAVHPLRPQARSFTDPVQSTTESALLTAWDGQLYAVLGNAAGEGRWQVRLWWKPFVTLIWLGGLLVALGGLLSIGGHLVVRRRQSAFRTRLAQRRADVAELAA, encoded by the coding sequence ATGATCGCCAATCTCGGTCTCGCCGCGCTATGGCTCGCGACGGCGCTGTGCGTGTTGCAGCTCGTGACCGGTGCGCTGGGTATGCGGGCGGAGGGAGACGATATCGCCCGGCTCGTGCGCCCCGCGGCGATCGTGCAGGGCGGGCTGGTCGCCGTGGCGTTTCTCAGCCTTATCTACGTTTTCGCGATTACGGACCTCTCGGTCGCGCTGGTGGCGGCGAACAGCCATGCCGACAAGCCGATGATCTTCAAGCTGGCGGGCGCATGGGGCAATCACGAGGGCTCAATGCTGCTATGGGTCACCGTTATGGCTGTGGCCGGCGCGGCGATCGCGGCGTTCGAGTATCGTCTGCCCGAACGGACCATGCGCGCCACGCTGGCGGCGCAGGCCTTCGTCGGGCTGGGCTTCTATGCCTTTCTCCTGTTCAGCTCCAATCCGTTCGAGCGGCTGTCGCCTCCGGCCGTCACCGGGGCCGGGCTCAACCCCTTGCTGCAGGACATCGGTCTCGCGTTCCATCCGCCCACGCTCTATTTCGGCTATGTCGGACTTTCGGTCGCTTTCAGCTTCGTCGTCGGCGCGCTGCTCACCCGCCAGGTGACGCCTGACTTCGCCCGCGCGGTCCGCCCGTGGATCCTGGGAGCTTGGGTGTTCCTGACCGTGGGGATCACCGCGGGGAGTTACTGGGCATATTACGAGCTCGGCTGGGGCGGCTGGTGGTTCTGGGACCCGGTCGAGAACGCCAGCCTGATGCCGTGGTTGGCCGGTACGGCATTGCTGCATTCGGTAGGAGTCCTCGCCGCGCGCGACGCGCTGCGGACGTGGACGGTGCTGCTGGGTGTCATCGCATTCTCGATGAGCATGGTCGGCACATTCCTGGTGCGTTCGGGCGTGTTGACCAGTGTGCACGCATTCGCGGTTGATCCGGAGCGGGGGGCCTTCATCCTCGCACTGCTGACGATCTACATCGGCGGGGCATTGACCCTGTTCGCCCTGCGCGCGGGCAGCATCGCGGAAGGGGAGCGGTTCGCGCTGGCCAGCCGCGAAAGCGCGCTGGTGATCAACAACGTCATGCTCAGCGCCATATTGGCGGTGGTGCTGGTGGGCACGCTCTATCCGTTGCTGACCGAGGCGTTCGGCACGCGAGTGTCGGTCGGGCCGCCCTATTTCAACCCGGTCAGCGCGATCTTCGCCGTGCCCATGCTGGTAGTGATGATGGTCGGTCCTCTGCTGCGCTGGCGGCGGGACCGTTTGACGCGTATCGCGAAGCCGCTTGCGCTTGCCGGGGCCGTCACGCTCGTAACTCTGATCGTGTCGATCGCGATGGGCGTAGCGCTGCTTCCGCTACTTGGGCTTGCATTGGGGCTGGGACTGGCGGTGGCAAGCGTCTTGCCGCTGTGGCGCAGGCGGCTGACCCGCACGCCTTTGACGACCTGGGGAATGGTCGTCGCGCACTTTGGAATAGCCGTGGCAGTGCTAGGGATGGCGAGCGAGAGCGGGTTCTCGAGCGAGCGCCTCGTGGCGCTGACCCCGGGCACGGATACGACGATCGCCGGCTGGACCGTCCGGCTCGACGGCGTCGACCCCGTCGCCGGCCCGAACTGGACGGCGCTGGAAGGGCGTATGACCGCACAGCGCGCCGATGGAGCGGTCCACCCCCTGCGGCCCCAGGCGCGCAGTTTCACCGATCCGGTGCAGTCCACGACCGAGAGCGCCTTGCTGACGGCATGGGACGGACAGCTCTACGCCGTGCTGGGAAATGCCGCGGGTGAGGGACGATGGCAGGTGCGCCTGTGGTGGAAGCCCTTCGTCACCCTGATCTGGCTCGGCGGGCTGCTGGTGGCACTGGGCGGCTTGCTTTCGATCGGCGGGCACCTGGTGGTGCGGCGGCGCCAGAGCGCATTTCGCACACGGCTAGCGCAGCGGCGTGCGGATGTAGCGGAACTGGCGGCATGA
- a CDS encoding DsbE family thiol:disulfide interchange protein has product MNRLAFLVPLLLFLLFAGVAGYMLTQPKDETVKSAMIGRPLPAFDLPGESEDAPRLASAYFADGTPRLLNVWASWCVPCVAEAPQLEALQRAGAPIVGIAIRDTPEDIARFLARNGDPYIRIARDDISQVQLGIGSSGVPETFVIDGRGIIRYQHIGDIRPDDVPVLLRQLEQAR; this is encoded by the coding sequence ATGAACCGGCTGGCTTTCCTCGTCCCGCTACTGCTGTTCCTGCTCTTCGCCGGGGTTGCGGGCTATATGCTGACCCAGCCGAAGGACGAGACGGTGAAGAGCGCGATGATCGGACGTCCGCTTCCCGCGTTCGACCTGCCGGGCGAGAGCGAGGACGCGCCGCGCCTCGCCAGCGCCTATTTCGCCGATGGCACGCCGCGGCTTCTCAACGTATGGGCGAGCTGGTGCGTGCCGTGCGTGGCGGAGGCGCCCCAACTCGAGGCGTTGCAACGCGCCGGAGCCCCAATCGTTGGCATTGCGATACGGGACACGCCGGAGGATATCGCCCGCTTCCTCGCCCGAAATGGCGACCCGTACATCCGCATCGCGCGCGACGACATATCCCAGGTGCAGCTTGGCATCGGATCTAGCGGCGTGCCCGAAACCTTCGTCATCGATGGCCGAGGTATTATCCGTTACCAGCATATAGGCGATATTCGGCCGGACGACGTGCCTGTCTTGTTGCGACAGTTGGAGCAGGCGCGGTGA
- a CDS encoding cytochrome c-type biogenesis protein, producing the protein MRALFVCLALLISVPGPLLAQSAVPPAPYANAQLPDPRQEAEAKELMETLRCVTCQSQSIADSDAAMAGDMRHQVRSRIAAGEEPEAIRRSMIARYGDYISYAPRMDGATWPLFLLPVILLLAVALLIWRRLGRGGKQVG; encoded by the coding sequence GTGAGGGCGCTATTCGTCTGTCTCGCGCTGCTGATATCGGTTCCTGGTCCCCTGCTGGCGCAATCGGCAGTTCCGCCTGCACCCTATGCGAATGCGCAGCTCCCCGATCCCAGGCAGGAAGCCGAAGCGAAGGAGCTGATGGAAACGCTGCGATGCGTTACCTGCCAGTCGCAGTCGATCGCCGACAGCGACGCAGCGATGGCGGGCGACATGCGCCATCAGGTTCGCAGCCGGATCGCCGCGGGGGAGGAACCGGAGGCGATCCGCCGCTCGATGATCGCGCGTTACGGTGACTATATCAGTTACGCCCCTCGCATGGATGGCGCCACCTGGCCCCTCTTCTTGCTGCCTGTGATCCTCCTGCTGGCCGTGGCATTGCTCATCTGGCGGCGGCTCGGCCGCGGAGGAAAGCAGGTCGGATGA
- a CDS encoding tetratricopeptide repeat protein translates to MSWVAAILLAGLGFLGGAMLLRRERGLWTLFAAALVFGLAGFAWQASPALPSAPGQSMKDTASADTQMMEARREFFAATDPRSRYVLTADAFARRGRLDDAAGMLHNAVQENPNDGEAWLALATVLVEHAGGRLAPPSLYAFERAQALLPGNPGPAYFLGIAALREGRFEDAREIWAQGAAQAKPGAPGRDLLAMRLAQLDEIIAAMSAGGTRGTRP, encoded by the coding sequence ATGAGCTGGGTCGCCGCAATCCTTCTTGCGGGGCTTGGGTTCCTGGGCGGCGCGATGCTGCTGAGGCGCGAGCGCGGGCTGTGGACGCTGTTCGCGGCGGCGCTGGTGTTCGGTCTCGCGGGCTTCGCGTGGCAGGCCAGTCCGGCATTACCCTCCGCCCCAGGCCAGTCGATGAAGGATACAGCCTCCGCCGACACGCAAATGATGGAGGCGAGACGTGAATTCTTCGCCGCCACCGATCCTCGTAGCCGCTATGTCCTGACGGCCGATGCTTTCGCCCGCCGCGGCCGGTTGGACGACGCCGCGGGCATGCTGCACAATGCGGTGCAGGAAAATCCGAACGACGGCGAGGCTTGGCTCGCGCTCGCGACCGTCTTGGTCGAGCATGCGGGCGGTCGGTTGGCGCCCCCTTCGCTTTACGCTTTCGAGCGAGCGCAGGCGCTGCTTCCCGGCAATCCCGGCCCCGCCTATTTCCTCGGCATAGCGGCCTTACGCGAGGGGCGGTTCGAGGACGCACGTGAAATCTGGGCGCAAGGTGCGGCGCAGGCGAAGCCCGGAGCGCCGGGGCGCGATCTGCTCGCGATGCGTCTGGCGCAACTGGATGAAATCATCGCCGCCATGTCCGCGGGTGGCACGCGCGGGACACGCCCCTAG